The sequence gtttacattatttaaatgtatttctatttttatttaagattccagtgttttatgttttcatttgaaaCAGTTGTATGTCATTTCTAGAATGTACAAGTAGTTATGTCAGTTATTTGGTTGACATCTTgatgttttaatgcacattttgcataATTTGGCTACTTGTATACAGtagtatttttttagtttttttttgacattgctgaagttttatttttttctattgataTGGGGATAAGTAATTTTTGTATCttgcaataaatatttatgttctgaatcactcattcatttgctttttctCATAATGTAACTGAGCATttacttgtcatttataaagcattaactaagcataaacagtcctcactttagattaggtcacaaaatcaATTAACTAAGAATTAGTAAATGCTTAGTAAGTACagtaattaataatgaatttcaGCATGaatttgtgttaataaagcatttattaacatacagactaactattactatatgcctgaaaaataagatctattaatggtcatttaaatgattagttaatgatttatttatgcgttgtaaatgatcttaaaagccaccaattactcttaaataaatggtttgtaaatcaTGCACTACTTCATTAGGTAATGAAAAACTGAtcattaataaagtatgaaaatgcaATTAATAACGCATTTGTTAGCACATTATATATGCGCTTGTAactcaagaatacagcatttgtagctgcatttataaactgcttactaatgtttagtaatgtagagttaatgcttaacaaatgataaaCTAACTattagttaatgcttaataaatggtttatagtgtgtagtcattataaagtgttaccaagtgttcctctagctttagcttgtagcagtgcttggcctttttgatgcccctcttcagattagccctggaagtgctgtaggcctgtgcatcccctgatctgaaggcagtgttgcgtgccttcagcaggaggcgcacctccttgttcatctatggcttttgatttgggtatgtggtgatctgtttctgggttgtaacactgtctatggtggtgttgatatattccaggaagtgtaactgtcaatgtctgtgtgagagccacatgtggcctgggaagcaaacatactccagtctgtgtgttcaaacctgtcctggagtgtggagtccacccccgctggccacactttgatggtccttactgatggcttcacacggttgacgatgggtgagtacttgggtgtgagaaacaaagaaaggtgatctcattgacccaagtgggggaggggggtcacagcgtatgcttcagccatgtttgtgtaaacttggtctaaagttttgtttccccttgtgtggcagaaaatgttttgatggaatttggggagcactgtctttaagtttgagtgattaaaatcccccgcaacaataaaagcagcctccgggtgagcagtctgttgtttgctgatggctgcatgaagttcattcatagcgagcttggcatcagcgtcgggagggatataagcggcagttattatggtggaggtgaactcccgtggcagataaaacggtctacatttaaccattagaaattccaggttaacagagcaatgtctcccaacgacgacagagtttgtgcaccaagctttgttaatataaatgcaaaatcctccgcctctggtcttaccggagtcatccgccgttctgtctgctcggagtGTTTGATGGTctgttagcgatatagcgttgtctggtatcgctgtttagccatgtttctgtaaaaaatcatgacattacagttccataatcttttgctgtggttgatgcgcagtcgaatctcatccattttgttcaccagtgatcgtacattggcgagaaagatgctgggtaaagagacccggtgtggtgttagctttagcttagctcttagcccgccgcgcttcccccgtctttgtttacgttctctgcgccgccttcgagcacttccgcccggccgggtagggctctcaggctcgggtgttctggcgatctcagggatgagtcgaagattgttaataaaactgtccggaatgcacaatccaatatccaagatgtcctgtcgggtgtacgatgtgaaggcactgctgttctgcacgaacagacccgaaatgagcaggaataatactgcaaaattgcagaaactggagagacactgagcctcgcgaaccgaacacgccgccatcttgtctcgaTATATAAACTAGTGGATATTATTACCGCaattattgggtaaaattgctacttttttactgtcattcaatatGTTTTGGTctttatcaatgcactgtcactttaattgagcgtgagcagcgcggcaaaaatagacccagcgccgaaACTATTACAGCACTGTTGCTTCAGCTACACTCACGCCTCGCACTTACGCGCTACTGctgcgtgcggtatgaaagctctaatctgtttacACAGACGCCGAAAAAACACGTACTGCTTACGCTCTGCTCACACGCTGCTGacacttgcggtgtgaaacaggctttacactatgaagcgtgtatatggcgagtggatagtgccacttctcagcctcacatggagaaggagaaggagcagTCGACCCTAATGTCGCCGCCTCAACGTGTCGAATTTTGAATAGGAGTGAATGGGAGGGCAGACGTCAAGGTAGCGGCGACGACACGGCGACGTcatataaaaaccattttaggcggCGACGTAGCGGCGACGCACGtaagaaaattgcaaaaaaaaattgacgTGTATGATACGTCTTAACTAAGTACGCCGCCTCACACAACGTCTCCTAAGCACGACGTCTCCTAAGTACGCCGCCTCacacgacgtctcctaagcacgccGCCTCACACGACTTCTCCTAAGCACGCCGCCTCACATCGCCAAACtctatttgctgatgcttaatagctaattagtgtgtagttattattataaagtgttaccaaattagtagcctattaaattgcaggaatattttataacacatgaTAATGAAGAAACATAACATAATAGGGACAGTTAAGCCAGGCTTATGGTTTAGCTGCATTGGATATATGTGAAGGTCAATTTCATGTTCTTAACCACCTGAGATCGCTGTATACATAAATTATACACAAGCAAATTATGTCTTGAAATGGCTTATTATGTGTCAACAAATGAGTGTCTACACTCATTAAAGGATCATTTTCTAGTCTACTTAAAGGCTTTGTTATGCAGCTTtcaaggcaagacaagtttattttaataatacaactttaaaaatagtcatttaaagtgctttacataaacaagagtagcataaaagaagcaagtaaaaaacacaaaatgacaaaaatatataaattattaaaaacagattaaattgtgttccatttgaatgtatcactttcagaatgatacagaaatctgcattctgaccatgagaattcaaagtaaaaaaggcaaaataaattttttgggtgTTGTAATATTACAATGCATTGTTGTTAATTGGTGTATATCAAGATGTAGGCTAATTTCAATATAAACAGTAATCAACAATTTATTACTGCATTCATGCGGGCAGCTTCAACTAATATGTTATTCTATTGTTTAGTCTTATAATTTatggtttaaatataaaatgcaatatacaatttgtagaatattttaaaatatatttaaaatgacaggtatttttgataatatcatgtgtattattatgtgaattattgtttttgttgtaattattatgcagttgtaattattatgcagtatgactaatttctacacttttgtaTTATCAAAACTCGCATCAAGTCAAGTATTAGACAAGTGATGTTGTCCTTCCCAGCttagtgtatttaaatgaaaaagaggaGGACCTCCAGGAGTACAATGTATGTGtctaaaaacatttcagatgtttatggTTTTCATAaggcatttaaaatgtttgtatttttttaaaacaaaaatacagctcAAACACTCATTTGTTATATACCTGTTTTTAATACTATATCAAAGAATTAATAGTGTCAGTAATTTTAgtccaatacatttttttacaacatcctgttcattatttcatttaaagtttcTTTACGTGTGAGAAAGAGATTGCAAAGAAAATTGCTGTGTGGAGGGATAAATTTAACGATAGACTTGTTAAAATAATGTGGTGTAGATGTTATGATGTTGTTTTTTGATTGTAGTATCCATGTATGTAGCATACATACACAGTTATGGCTTTCTAAGTGAAGCATCAGATAATACTGTTGTTAATAAAGCTGCCAACACCAAAGCATGAGTGTTACTTTTAAAGGTGGTAACCGCTAAAGGATTTTTATGACTAACGAATATAATCCAATTTAGTCCAATTTCCAATATCCactagatgcaaaaaaaaaaaaacacatctgtaaGAAATTGTATGTTTATACAATCTCACTTGGGTATGCCTGATATAGCATAGACTTAAAACTTTGTACTGCTGCTTTTGGCTTCCGCATCACAACTTCATCCATTGGTTCAGGACGAATTACTTGGATGACATTTTTGTTACAGACACAGGTAAGTTTTTATATTCAGCCAATAAGtcattaatacacaaattaaataaatacttttagctAATGCCAAGActgtcatctaaaaaaaaaaaaagagttattttACCTCTTatgtttggtttatttgtttacagggtcagtgtacattaaccccttcagaccctgcgtccattacaatggacatcacatgACATCCCATGTTTTTTTCACTTGCGGAGCATTTCACCAAATTTTAAGCCTACAGTCCATGAAAGTGGACATTtttcatccaatcaaatggcagtaagGCTCTGCATgatgtaatttgaaaaaaaatccacTGAACTAAAAAGCAGCATGGCAGCACTTCATTCCAAACACAGAAGTAAGACACATTTACATGGTTTTATTCAGATGtattgatatgtttgcagatatttcatagattgtatgtaaaaaagagggatttaacttactaattaaagttacAAATCGATTGTAgaattgcaagctttagatcaggattttttcaaatatgtttgtCCATTACGATGGACAGTGGGTTCAAAGGtctgttattaaaattaaatctcCAGCAATGCTGATCGAGCTTTTTTATATTCAAAATGTATATCAATGCACTAATTTTTTGTTGAAACTATTTCATATGCAGAGTACACAGTTCTTGAAGTCCTTGAATGTATAGCAGATGGAAATGTCTCAGATGTGGACAATATGttgagtgatgaggaagatggaGATACAGTTGATAGATCTCCAACAGTTGGTACGTGTAGGATTAGGGatagttagttaattaattagttaaggcTTTTATTACAATGAAATGCTCCTCAATTAATTGAATTCTGCTATACCATTTATCTGCATATATGGTTTTATAATATTGTATCAATATGAATtagaatataaaacatttatgttgttttgtaaGGGGCAGTTTCTGCTAACAATTTCAGGGCAAGACAGAGATGAGCCACTGTTACCAGAGGTAGGGGGAGAAATTGAGGTTGAGGCAGAGGAAAGTCAGGATCAAGAAGACAGAGAAGATCATGATGCAGATGTAGAACCATTACTTTGTAATGTCACAAAGAAAAGTGATATTCATTGGCGTCAGACCCCCTTTACCCCAGTACAGACTACATGGGAAAGTCCTTCCACTGACCCTCCTGAGCCACTAACACCatatggctacttcaagcagtATGTTCCAAGTGAGATGTTTGAACTGATGAGCACAATGACCAATATATATGCGGAACAAAAGGCAGTCAAGGGTTACAAACATGCTTCAGCTTCTGAGATTGAAGTCCTTGTTGGCCTACATATGGCGATGGGCGTGCTTGGTATTCCCAGAGTGAGAATGTACTGGTCCTCCAGAATCAATATTGGAATTTTCAAGGATACCATGTCTCGAGATCGTTTTTTTCAGCTCCGCTCCAACCTGCATGTTGTGAACAACTATGAGAGGCCTCCGGAAGACACTGATGTGTTCTTTAAGGTCAGGCCACTCTATGAGTCCATAAGGAAACGCTGTCTGCAGCTACAACTGGAGGAAGAGCTTTGTGTTGATGAGCAGATTGTGCCTTTCAGGGGAAAACTCTCTGTGCTCCAGTATGTCAAAGGGAAACCTACACCATGGGGAGTGAAGTTGTATTTCCTTTGTGGCAAAAGTGGGCTTGCTTATGATTTCCTCATCTACCAAGGTGCCACAACAGAGCTTTCTGAGCAAAGCAAAAAGGTTTTAGGCCATGGCGCTTCTGTTGTCACGCACTTGTGCCAGAGAATCAAGGCTCCCAACCATAAGATCTATTTTGACAATTACTTCACCACTTACAATGTTCTTGAAGTTCTTGCAGAAAAGAAAATCCATGCTGCTGGAACAGCAAGGATTTGTCGTTTTGCAAATCCTCCACTAAAGACAGAcaaggaaatgtcaaagaaaGAGCGGGGAAACCATGATCAAGTTCGAAGTAGAGATGGAAAGATTGTTCTGGTGAAGTGGTTTGATAATCGCTCTGTTGTGCTGGCTTCCAACTTTGTTGGTGTTGGAGAAGAAGATGAAGTTCAGAGGTGGGATCAAAAAGAGAAGCAGTATCTGAAGGTCAAGCGTCCAGAGGTTGTGAAGAAATACAACAAGGCCATGGGAGGGGTGGACAAGCTTGATCAACTAATCAGCCTTTACAGGATTGATATCAGATCTCGCAAATGGCCACTGCGCATGATTTTTCATGCCTTTGATTTTGCTGTGGTGAACAGTTGGCTTGAGTATCGCAGAGACCATGAAAGCAAGGGAACTCAGCCACAGAAAATCATGGATCTTCTTGATTTCAAAATGAATGTGGCTGAAGTGCTTGTGTGTGCTGGGAAGCCGCATGTTTCAAGAAAACGAGGAAGACCAAGCAATTCTGACACCACCAGTACCGACCCTACTCCCCATAATGCAACTAGAGAAAAAAAGAGGTGCAATGGAACGTGGGCCAGTTCCTGAAGTCCAAAAAGATATGGTGGACCACATGCCAAATTATGATGGGAAAAAAGAAGCAACAAGATGCAAACTGCCAGGTTGTTCTGGAAAAACACATGTCTTCTGTGATAAGTCCAAGGTGCACTATTGCTTTGTGTCACAGAGAAATTGTTTCAAAGAGGCACACCGAAAATGACTCTAACATGACCACTTGATTTAATCGCAGATGTTCAGTTCGTAAACAAATGTGCAATTTAGGAAGTAAAAACCCTAAAATTGAAGTTGAAATGTTATACTGTTTAGTTTGTGACATAAAAAGAGAAAATGGGTGCATGTCTAACATGACTGAATTGATTGATTCTAAAGATGTTtagtttgttataaacaatgtgcaatctaaaaataaaaaccaagaaATTAAAGTGAAAATGTTACATTGTTGATGTTTGTGACCTTGAAAATAAACTTCAAGTGTATACTAActtttttgtgtggttttttttttttattttatgatggtATAATGTTAGGGAAGTACAACTGTTTGGACCTGATGTCCACtacaatggacaaaaaaaaaaatacccctaaagagtgatgaattaaaaaaataataatttgatctcATTAATGGGAGCCTCAAGAACtttgaaaatatacttttatatttttctgaaatttggaacataattcaggtctgaaggggttaataaacattactgtaaaatgtggcagaattagccaagaatatgtgacatatttttgtattgcttCAGAATCCCAACTTGTACAGTAAACATTTGAATGAGTGTCTGGTTGAATTTAACTAATATGGTTACAGTTCTGACAGACTCTACAGGGATTCAGATACACCGGAATCACAGATCAAATTAAAACCTCATGTACAACAGTAATTTTACAGCACATCCTACTTTCGGACATCACGTTAAAAAAGACTGTTTACCGGTAGTCTTCTTCCCCGGGCTGTCGCCAGGAAGATGTAGACACTAGTCGCAGACAGATTTATGTGTCCAAATGAAACTTTTTTCAAAGCATAGCTATACGACCACAGAAAATGCATAGATAGTACAACAATTTCTTAGAAAATGTGTATTCGTTAAATCCAGAGTAGATTCAGTTGTCTAAAATCATATAAaatttgactaaaactagacaaaagtagcctAAAACGATTCAGATGACTAAATATGTCAGAAGTAATGTTTTGTCTTCTATAaggctaaactaaatcaaaatataaaataacatagtcaaaatataacacatcctgtgctgaaaacgcacattgattagttaacaagtataatacagtattatttatcatttatgcattataatattatgaactaGGGCAGCAGctcagaaacagttatatttaccataatttaagatttttcattcatttaaagtttttatgtatagtacttttcacaataatttacgTCACATAAAAACATATAGCCTAGTGCTTCTAAAAATGTTGTCTGTGTATGAtacaaccatgtgtgtgtgtatatatagcctgtgtgtgtatcttgtccaCAAAGTCAGTTTTTTAGGCATCACCTCTCAGGTCCTCGTAGGGTTGGCATTATCCCGGCTTGGATCAAGTGGCACTCCGCGATCTCTACAGGCATTCGGATGGGTATCTCATGGAGGAAtagctgttaatttttttgtttgaacaggAGATATGTCAATGTGACATGTATCCCTTATACAATTAACTCATGTGATGCATTATATGCTTTACTGATAAATAAGTCCTTATAATCTAGTGTCCAACGTGAATCTTTTCATGTGGAAATGTGAATTGACttacaaaaaataatcagagcatttctcagcaacaaatttgagcattttatggttttggg comes from Danio aesculapii chromosome 23, fDanAes4.1, whole genome shotgun sequence and encodes:
- the LOC130217545 gene encoding piggyBac transposable element-derived protein 3-like gives rise to the protein MLSDEEDGDTVDRSPTVGQDRDEPLLPEVGGEIEVEAEESQDQEDREDHDADVEPLLCNVTKKSDIHWRQTPFTPVQTTWESPSTDPPEPLTPYGYFKQYVPSEMFELMSTMTNIYAEQKAVKGYKHASASEIEVLVGLHMAMGVLGIPRVRMYWSSRINIGIFKDTMSRDRFFQLRSNLHVVNNYERPPEDTDVFFKVRPLYESIRKRCLQLQLEEELCVDEQIVPFRGKLSVLQYVKGKPTPWGVKLYFLCGKSGLAYDFLIYQGATTELSEQSKKVLGHGASVVTHLCQRIKAPNHKIYFDNYFTTYNVLEVLAEKKIHAAGTARICRFANPPLKTDKEMSKKERGNHDQVRSRDGKIVLVKWFDNRSVVLASNFVGVGEEDEVQRWDQKEKQYLKVKRPEVVKKYNKAMGGVDKLDQLISLYRIDIRSRKWPLRMIFHAFDFAVVNSWLEYRRDHESKGTQPQKIMDLLDFKMNVAEVLVCAGKPHVSRKRGRPSNSDTTSTDPTPHNATREKKRCNGTWASS